The DNA segment AGATAACGGACTAGGGCGCCATAACTCTTGTTATCCGTCATATCCATGTATTGGTTCGGGAAACCTTGGAACGGGATCGTCTGGTGCGTTAGCTTAATCGCCAGTTGTTGTGTGTCATCGCGCCATGCCGCTGTTAACGCATGGTTTTGGGCGCGATAGAGGGTATCGAGCACTTTATCGCCGTGACCATCGTGGTAGCTATTGGCATCTTCATAGGCGCCTTGATAGCTGAAACTTAAGTCCTTACTGGCGATTCCAGCCTTAGCACCGAGTAAGAAGGCATCGCTGGTGCTGCGGTATCCCGATGAAATCTCGCCGCTTTCGAAGCTGAGGTTGTCGCTGTCGTTAAACTTTGGATTAAGGCTATTAACCTTAATCACGCCGGCGATATTGTCGCCGCCCGCACTGACAGGGGACACGCCCGCGACCACTTCTACCGAGCTGATTTGATTAGCGGAAACGTAGGAAAGTGGTGGGTTCATTTGGTTGGCACAGGAGGCGGTGATATCCGCGCCATCGACTAATACTTTAATGCGATCGCCCATCATGCCATTAAGCACGGGCAAGGCGGAAACGCCGCCCGCTTCGGAGAAATCGACGCCTTGGTCTTTTAGCAAGGCATCGGCCGCGCCTAAGGCATTACGGCCAATACTCTGCTCGCCATGGACTTGAATACGTTCAATTTGCGTCTGATTTGTCTCGTTGGCCATGGCGTGTGAGGTAACCGAAGCGCCTAATGCTAAGGTCAGCGCGCTGGCGATTGCGGAGCATTTAAAGCCGTGGGGGATAGTTGAAGCGTTTGCAGCCATCGTTTTGTCTTCCATTCACTCGGATAAATTGCGCTGCATTATAAAGATCATCACAGTGTGACAGGTGCGGCATATTGTCGCAGAGCTTATAAAGACAAAGCTGAAATAGCTGCCTGAAGTGCTCGCTAGCACCGAGATGAAGATAAGCTAGCGCCAAGTGTGGATAACAGCAGCGCGATTTAACACGCCCTTGGATTAACCGAAGTGATTGAAGTAGATACGCTGGGTTTCTCCTTCGGCGTCCATGGCGGCGAGTGCCTTGGCAAACTCATAGGCCTTTGAATCTTCGGCCAGTCTGTTGGGGCTGTTATCTGCGCTGACGGGGAGGTCTGCTCGGTAATTGGGGTTATGTTGCCCGCGAAAATGGCGGCTTTTTTCGAAAAGCCCAGATACATGGCCTGAGGCTGCTGGCAGCAATTCGGGTGCAGCTTAAATTGGCCCATGTCCCGCTGTTTAAGGTAGTAGCTGATGGTGGCCTGATCGTAGATAAAAAAATCCCCTTGGCTGGCAAGCAGGTAATCTAAGGCCTTAGGCACATCGAGTTCGGGCGGTTTACGTACCGACATGGTCTCGGGTAGGCCGTTAAAGTCGTAGCTGCCGGGGGCGATTAACAGTGTCATCCCACTCTGGGACAACTGCTCTAACGAACGTATATCGGCGGCTCCCGCACGGCTTATGCCGATGGCGCGCTCCGACAGGCCATTAGGAATAAAAAAGGCAAATTGAGCGCGCTCTTCACTAAAACTCAGGCCTGGGTAAAAGTCGATATTACCGAGTTTGAGATCCCGCAAAATCCGCATCTTAGGCGCGCGTGTGATCCGTAATTTGCAACCAATTCGCTCGGCGGCGGCTTGATAGATATCGTGGTAAAACCCTTGGTTATTAGGTTCGTGTTGGATAAAAGGAAGGCGCTCACTGGTGCGATACCCCATGGTAATGATGCACTCAGAGCTTGAAAACGCCTGCGCTAAGCTGGGGAAGAGGCTGACTAATAGGAAAACGAGGCTAAGTAAGGGCCGATAAATAACTGCAAATTGCAAAATGATCTCCTTATCCCGTGATTACAAAGGGTAATCTCATCGCAAAGTCGCGATCAAAAGTAACGAACAAGATTGAGGCTTGTTAGTCTAATGTATTATTTTTATTGAATTAATCTATCATACTTTTTGATAATAAAAAGCGTGATTCTTTGCGCTGCTGCACAAACTCTGTACATCCTGTCATATTGCGCTATAGTGTCGCCGCAGACTGAGTGAGGTGTATTTGGTCTGTAAATATTAACTGAGGAGTTCCTATGGCAAAGCTTAAAGAGACTAGCGTGCTCGAACATGAAAATGGTCGCGGCACTATTACCGACAACGCACTCAAGGCAGTGGTGACTAGCTCACTGTTTAGAATGCGAACCGAAAAGCCGAAAAAGGGCAAAGGGTCTTACAACCGTAAAGCAGCAAACCGAAAGGGGTATCAGCACAGGGGCGATACCCCTTTCGACTTTATGGGAGTTTGCCTTGCTGGAGCCTAGTGTAGATCCCTTAACTTTGCTCGCGCTGATTTGTTTATCCCTTATCTCTGCTCAATTTCTCTTTGATGCTTACCCTGTAAACCTCGTAAAGCGCCATTCTTGAGCTTATCCCTCGACTTATTAGCTGTGCCATTTGCTGCCGATATCTTTCAATGCCTATCACTAGGTCGGTAACGATTGCCCATAAAAAAGCGAGCCCCTTGACTATTAGTATTAATATCAGGGGCTCGCTATTGATGCTTTTAATCCGGCTAATCGAATGCCGAGGACAAGCGCTTAGAGCGAATGCCTAAGCCTAGTGTTTAAGTCGAGTGCTTAAGCCTCGATATCATCTTCTGCGTCTGCGTCGACTAACTCGGCCCACAGATCGTGCTCGTCCGAGTGAGTGATCACAGCACGAACTAACATGCCGGGTTCGAGTTCGGTTTCACCGTTGATAAAGACCATGCCGTCGATTTCTGGAGCATCGGCGAAGCTGCGGCCAATCGCACCTTCTTCGTCAACGTCATCGATCAGAATATCCATAGTGCGGCCAACGAAACGGGCTAAACGCTCGGCGCTGATCTCGGCTTGGACTTCCATAAATCTGTGGTATCTGTCTTCTTTCACGTCTTCGCTGATAAGTTCAGCGATGGTGTTGGCTACAGCGCCTTCCACTTCTGAGTACTTGAAGCAGCCAACGCGGTCGAGGCGCGCTTCACGCAGGAAGTCGAGTAGCATTTCGAAATCTTCTTCGGTTTCGCCAGGGAAGCCCACGATGAAGGTTGAGCGGATCACCAAGTCTGGGCAGATTTCGCGCCAGCGTTGGATGGCTTCTAACTGACGGTCAACACGGCCTGGACGCTTCATCATCTTCAGGATGCGTGGGCTGGCGTGCTGCATTGGAATATCTAGGTATGGCAGGATTAAACCTTCGGCCATCAAGGGGATGAGATCGTCTACCCATGGGTATGGGTAGATGTAGTGTAAACGTACCCAAGCGCCCATCTTGCCCAGTTGGCGAGCAAGGCTAGTGATGTCTTGCTTCACTGGCATACCGTTCCAGAAATCGGTGCGGCCGCCCTTGTCTTTACCGTAGGCAGAGGTGTCTTGGCTTACGACTAAAATTTCTTGCACGCCCGATTCAACTAAGCGCTTGGCTTCATCTAATACGCTACCCGCTGGGCGGCTGTCTAAATCGCCACGCAGTGCTGGGATGATGCAGAAAGTACAACGGTTATCACAACCTTCTGAAATCTTTAAATAAGCATAATGCTTAGGCGTTAACTTAACCCCAGTTTGTGGGATTAATGAGGTAAATGGGTTGTGCTCTGGTTTTGGCACGTACTTGTGTACATGCTTTAACACGGCTTCGTAGCTGTGTGGACCCGTGATTTCGAGCACGTCTGGGTGCACTTCACGGATTTGGTTTTCCTTGGCGCCTAAACAGCCGGTCACGATCACTTTGCCGTTTTCTTCTAGGGCTTCGCGCACCGCATCTAAGGATTCTTCAACCGCCGCATCGATAAAACCACAGGTGTTGACGATTACCAGATCGGCATTGTCGTAGCTGTTGGTGACTTCATAGCCGTCGATGCGTAATTGGGTCAGAATGCGCTCTGAGTCCACTAGGTTTTTTGGGCAACCCAAAGACACGAAACCGATGCGATTCCCGGTAGCAGTAGAATCAGCACTCGCTGCTTCTAATGTCTTGGCTGGGGTCTCAAGCGTGGTTGTTTGCTTAGGATTAAAAGTTTCAACTGTCATGGTGTCTCGCTGATGCTGATAAAAGAGCGCCGTAAAAAGAGCGCGGATTATACCTGAAGTGATTAAAAGGTACAGTGTCTTTGGGTGAAAAGTGTACAGCCAAGAGTGCGTTTCTACCAGTTGCGGCGCGGCAGAGTCCGTAGCTCTGTTATCCCGCCGCATTTCATCTTGAGTGAATGGCTTTACGGTTTGAATGGCGCAGTGCACTGCCGCTCGGCGCCGATTTAAAAAATTTTCAAAAAAATTAACCCTTTTTATTTTTGCCTGCGTTTATAGGGGTAGTTTGCATGATGCGTGGCTATCGCAACGGACGATAATTGGTGCTGTTACATATTGGTACTTACACCTTGGGATAGGGAGTCGTACTTTTAGCCGATAGCCGCCGCGTCAGAACCACGGCAGTCTCGCCTTAAATGATTTAGTTGGAGTTAACAATGAAGCATTCTCTTTTAGCTGTATTAGTGGCTGGTGGTCTTTTTTCAGGTGTATTTACCGCGAAGGCGATGGCCGCCGACGTAGATTTTCCCCATATCGAAACCATGGGCGTGAGCCAAATTCAGGTTGAGCCGGATATGGCCGAGCTTAATGTCGAAGTAGCCGTTACCGAGAAAGAGGCTAAGGCTGCCAAGGATAATTCGGATGCCGCAGTGGCGAAATTTATCGCCCGTTTAACCGCCGCGGGCATTACCAAGGAGCAAATCCAAAGCGCTAACTTAAATCTGCAACCGCAATATGTGTATGCCCAGGATAAGGCGCCAGAGCTGAGTGGTTATACCGCGAGTCGCCAAATCACAGTTACCATTAGTGATTTAGCCCGCTTAAATACTATTTTGGACTCCGCCTTAGAGGAGGGGATTAACAGGGTTAACAATATCGCCCTTAAGTCGAGCAAAGAGGCCGAGTATGTGGCCAAGGCGCGCCAAGCGGCGATTGTCGATGCCAAACAAAAAGCCGAAAGCTTAGCCAAGGGATTTGGGGAGAACTTAGGTAAGGTGTGGCAAATTCGTTATTACGATCAACGCCCTGTGCAGCCCGTAATGTTACGTATGAATGCTAAGGCCGATGCCATGGGCGCTGCTGAAAGCTATCAATATGGCCAAGTGACTATCGAAGATAGAGTCGAAGTGGTTTATAAACTCAAATAAAACCGCGATGTGAGTATGACTCTCTATCACTCTGGGCTGCTTAACTGAGCAGCCCATTTTTATATGCTTGGCCGTAAAGGCATATCCCACTCAGCGAACCGAATTGAAGAAAACTCCTACCCATCTTTTATCCTAGTGCACTGTTTTATTGAATAAAATGGATTCTCGCGTCTTGCACTCGACTCTAGGGCGGAATTGCGTGTATCGGTTCTTAGCCAACTGATATATCATGCGCCACCCTTAATTGCCTATGGCTCCTGTTTGCCGCTATGTCTTCTAATGCGCTTTATACCGATCTCTCCGGTTATTACGATCTCATGTGCTCCGATATCAACTATCAACAACAGAGTGCGAGCATCCATCGATTGCATCAGTTCTTAGGCAATAATGGCAAGCAACACCTCGATTTAGCCTGTGGCACTGGCCCACATGTGCGGCATTTTATCGATCTAGGTTATCAGTGTCGTGGCCTAGATATTAATCAGCCGATGCTCGATATGGCCATGCGTCGCTGCCCTGAGGCCCTGTTTAATCTACAGGATATGACCGCCTTTTATCTTGAGCAGCCAGTTGATTTAATTACCTGTTTTTTATATTCCATTCATTACAGTGCGGGCATTGAGCGCCTTAAGAGTTGTATTGCCAGCGTGCACCGCGCCCTGAATGACGGCGGGATATTTTGTTTTAACTCGGTTGATAAGCACCGCATCGATAACCGCTTATCGATTAAGCATTTTGCCGAGTTTGAGGGGCACCATTTTGCCTTTGAATCTGGCTGGCATTACAGTGGTCAAGGCGAAAACCAGTCATTAAACCTGAGTATTGCAAAGCGTCACCAGCCTTTTACTCAACTCACTGATTTCGAAGGCGATACCGATACATCTGCGCATCAGACTGAATTATGGCAAGACCAACATACTATGGTCGCGACCAGTTTCGCGGAGCTGCAAGCCTTACTCGCGCCATATTTTGAAGTACATATCTTTGAACACGATTATGAAAAAATCGTCCCATGGGATTTAAGCTCAGGTAATGCGCTGTTTGTCTGTGTGAAGATTTAACCTTGGGTTGAAGGTGTGACAACTGGGCGGTTAGCTTTGACTGCTCTGATTTACACCCATATCCCATCTTTGCCTGTCACAATTTTCCTGTGAGTAACTGTTTATCATTGCGGCCTTACGGCCGAGGTGAATCAAAGTCGTGGGGCTTCACCCCACACCCGACCAAGGAGGACTGCTCGTCCTATCCTCCTTGGATTCTCCAAGACGCCCCTAACGGAGTTGAAAACCCCTTGTGCTCATTGCCAAATTTGCTATCGCTTCCGAAGGATGCGTCCTTGCACCTGCGAAAGCTAGCTTGCCATCCATGGCAAGACTCACGCAATTTGTCTATTCGCCCTGCGGCAACTCCGAGGGGATGGTGAACTCCTGTCGCTTCTGTGTTGGCTGTTAATCCCGAAAGAGTTATGCCTGTTCTATCTTTTCTCACGCGATTTTCTTCAACGTCCTTCAGCAACTTCGCAGGGGAGGGGGAACTTCTGTTGCCTTGGTGTTAGCTGTTAGTCCTAAAAATTTGTGCTCGTCCCATCTTTCGATTTGGCGTAAATAGACTCAAAATGTAAATCGATAAATGTCCATCAAAGTACAACAGCGGTAATGGTATTAATGAGTTAAACGGTTTGTCTTACCCAAAACCTGATTCGGACAGTGGCCTTTGAGGTCATATGCGTAGGAGGGTAAGACGTCAATTTGGATCTCATTAGGGCGCAACAGACGCCGGATATATGTCGCAAGACCGCCAACCATTAACGACCGATACCCCGTTGTGAAAGGTGAATTATTGATTAGCACAAATTAGTTTGAACAAAATAGGACATTGGCCTTGCTAAACCCGAGGTGACCATATATGTCCTTTTTTCAATTCTTAAATCATCGTTAGTGCCTTTAAGGCTTTTGGATTCAGGTATATGCATTAATCATTTTGAACATATCTTCTTGGCTGCCTTCTATTTTTAAATTTAAAATTTCATCTAGACGCTGAAGTTGTCTTGTTCGATTCACAGAGAATAAATCTAATTTATCAAGTAGATACATAATCAGTGCCGTTAGCACGGCAGTAATAACAGACGACATAATAATTGACCAAGGTTCACCCAAACCTAAACTATTAAGCCAGGTCTCTATTCCAATGCTGGCGAAAATAGTCAACGAACTTGCAACTAGTTTTAATACTGCATCACCCTTTTCAGCGAAACTTTTATTCTTATCCACCAAAATCGGAGCAATCTGAAGAAGAATCTTAAATCCTTCTTTTACCATCCTGGCAACCTGTTTAAATATCCCAACAAAACAATTCAAAATACCTTCAAGCAGCATTGCTAAAAAGTTTCTGAAGAAATTTAATAATCCATCTTTTAGTAGCACTTCGACTTGCTGTAGGATATAAGTTTTCATTCGATCCAATCTGATTTTCAGTGCAGACTTAAAGCTGTTACTTTTTACACCTTTCTCTATACCATTAAGAAAGCAATCCCTAAGTTCGTAAAACAACGGCTTCATTATGAAGACTATCACATCACCAATCGACTGTTCTGCCGCAGCATCTTTTGCATCTTTGACAAGAGTTTTCTGAACTTTTTTGTCGCTTGTAATATTTTTTATTACTTTTGAATTTGTGGCGGAATCTAGTTTTTTTTGTGTTTCGGCCATTTTGCTAACCATTTTTTTCGCGTT comes from the Shewanella seohaensis genome and includes:
- a CDS encoding ribosome alternative rescue factor ArfA, translated to MAKLKETSVLEHENGRGTITDNALKAVVTSSLFRMRTEKPKKGKGSYNRKAANRKGYQHRGDTPFDFMGVCLAGA
- the rimO gene encoding 30S ribosomal protein S12 methylthiotransferase RimO — encoded protein: MTVETFNPKQTTTLETPAKTLEAASADSTATGNRIGFVSLGCPKNLVDSERILTQLRIDGYEVTNSYDNADLVIVNTCGFIDAAVEESLDAVREALEENGKVIVTGCLGAKENQIREVHPDVLEITGPHSYEAVLKHVHKYVPKPEHNPFTSLIPQTGVKLTPKHYAYLKISEGCDNRCTFCIIPALRGDLDSRPAGSVLDEAKRLVESGVQEILVVSQDTSAYGKDKGGRTDFWNGMPVKQDITSLARQLGKMGAWVRLHYIYPYPWVDDLIPLMAEGLILPYLDIPMQHASPRILKMMKRPGRVDRQLEAIQRWREICPDLVIRSTFIVGFPGETEEDFEMLLDFLREARLDRVGCFKYSEVEGAVANTIAELISEDVKEDRYHRFMEVQAEISAERLARFVGRTMDILIDDVDEEGAIGRSFADAPEIDGMVFINGETELEPGMLVRAVITHSDEHDLWAELVDADAEDDIEA
- a CDS encoding oxidative stress defense protein, with translation MKHSLLAVLVAGGLFSGVFTAKAMAADVDFPHIETMGVSQIQVEPDMAELNVEVAVTEKEAKAAKDNSDAAVAKFIARLTAAGITKEQIQSANLNLQPQYVYAQDKAPELSGYTASRQITVTISDLARLNTILDSALEEGINRVNNIALKSSKEAEYVAKARQAAIVDAKQKAESLAKGFGENLGKVWQIRYYDQRPVQPVMLRMNAKADAMGAAESYQYGQVTIEDRVEVVYKLK
- a CDS encoding class I SAM-dependent DNA methyltransferase, which encodes MSSNALYTDLSGYYDLMCSDINYQQQSASIHRLHQFLGNNGKQHLDLACGTGPHVRHFIDLGYQCRGLDINQPMLDMAMRRCPEALFNLQDMTAFYLEQPVDLITCFLYSIHYSAGIERLKSCIASVHRALNDGGIFCFNSVDKHRIDNRLSIKHFAEFEGHHFAFESGWHYSGQGENQSLNLSIAKRHQPFTQLTDFEGDTDTSAHQTELWQDQHTMVATSFAELQALLAPYFEVHIFEHDYEKIVPWDLSSGNALFVCVKI